The following are encoded in a window of Brevibacillus ruminantium genomic DNA:
- the panD gene encoding aspartate 1-decarboxylase, whose translation MLRTMMKAKIHRATVTEANLNYVGSITIDKNLMEALDILPNEKVQIVNNNNGARLETYVIEGEPGSGVICLNGAAARLVQPGDIVIIISYALMSDEEARRHKPRVAIMDEHNQIAQLLTEEIHATVL comes from the coding sequence GTGCTGCGTACGATGATGAAAGCAAAAATTCACCGGGCTACTGTCACAGAAGCCAATTTGAATTATGTCGGGAGCATCACCATTGACAAGAATCTCATGGAGGCTCTCGATATTTTACCCAATGAAAAAGTACAGATCGTCAACAATAATAATGGGGCCCGGCTGGAAACTTATGTGATTGAAGGAGAGCCAGGAAGTGGCGTTATTTGTCTCAATGGGGCCGCAGCCCGACTGGTGCAGCCAGGAGATATCGTGATCATCATTTCCTATGCATTGATGAGTGACGAAGAGGCGCGCCGTCACAAGCCCCGTGTAGCGATCATGGACGAACATAATCAGATCGCACAGCTTTTGACCGAAGAAATTCATGCAACTGTTTTGTAA
- a CDS encoding tetratricopeptide repeat protein has product MKLEDWFHTLQVKAETIERQWPDASEHEKLQLADQLFQLRKVSDRLVDLWLQFEEKLSYAIRQIKKMEGQEEPQADNLQEFVYQDMKDTEPKVPTTQQEETATAYKEPEAALAGEASTGGQATATTGTAATMKKDSQLELHREYEHMFRKGEGFYHLRMYQDAKTCFQELVQASPDWESGRLYYGYSLLFCGEKEGAMREFRLLSRSASSPSITAISYNAIGCILAEESQWLEAAQAFKEAVAVLPKHRDAWFNLALCYLNDGDVHEALDAVEKVLDESDQDWEAQMLWLRALRALQSRDSSAEREAPAGLSLPNRNLDSETLREMASLYESLGNYHRAQVCYHFLTDRLPKEGWTWHGLAWNTWLIAGTRRALTLMKKAISLAPNQLDFQFSYGWMLLFDGKVDEAFAVFRAILLRERDHRLAQSGMITAYEWMGEIQAAKKLAKPFIEDADTFVRSLGCYHLGRISMAEENWRLAEQYFRRVLPHSDHFREIPFYLQMCANKLGEPLSESELFHT; this is encoded by the coding sequence TTGAAGCTGGAAGATTGGTTTCACACGTTGCAAGTAAAAGCAGAAACGATTGAAAGACAATGGCCGGACGCATCTGAGCATGAAAAGCTCCAGCTAGCCGATCAGCTTTTCCAACTGCGGAAAGTGAGTGATCGGCTCGTAGACTTGTGGCTGCAATTCGAGGAAAAACTGTCGTATGCGATTCGTCAGATCAAAAAGATGGAAGGCCAGGAAGAACCACAAGCGGACAACCTGCAAGAATTCGTCTACCAGGACATGAAAGACACGGAACCCAAAGTACCCACAACTCAGCAGGAAGAGACAGCAACTGCCTACAAAGAACCGGAAGCAGCTCTTGCCGGCGAGGCTTCAACGGGGGGACAGGCAACCGCCACCACAGGGACGGCGGCGACCATGAAAAAGGACTCGCAGCTTGAATTGCATCGTGAATACGAACATATGTTCAGGAAGGGAGAAGGCTTTTACCATCTCCGCATGTATCAGGATGCCAAAACCTGTTTTCAGGAGCTAGTTCAAGCGTCGCCAGACTGGGAAAGCGGCCGTTTGTACTACGGATACAGCCTGCTGTTTTGCGGGGAAAAGGAAGGGGCTATGCGCGAGTTTCGGTTGTTGAGCAGATCGGCGAGCTCGCCTTCCATCACTGCGATCAGCTACAATGCCATCGGTTGCATCCTCGCTGAGGAAAGCCAATGGCTGGAGGCTGCCCAGGCATTCAAAGAAGCCGTAGCAGTCCTGCCTAAACACCGTGATGCCTGGTTTAATCTGGCTCTATGCTATCTGAATGATGGGGATGTACACGAGGCGCTCGATGCCGTAGAAAAAGTGCTGGATGAGTCTGACCAGGACTGGGAAGCCCAAATGCTGTGGCTCCGCGCACTAAGAGCGTTGCAGTCGCGTGACTCTTCAGCAGAACGCGAGGCACCTGCGGGACTCAGTTTGCCCAATCGCAACCTGGACAGTGAAACCCTTCGAGAAATGGCGTCTTTGTATGAATCATTGGGGAACTATCACCGTGCTCAGGTATGCTATCACTTTTTGACCGACCGTCTTCCAAAGGAAGGCTGGACGTGGCATGGTTTAGCCTGGAACACTTGGCTGATTGCCGGTACCAGACGTGCGCTCACCTTGATGAAGAAAGCGATCAGTCTCGCGCCGAATCAGCTTGATTTCCAATTTAGCTACGGCTGGATGCTCCTTTTTGACGGAAAGGTGGACGAGGCATTCGCTGTATTTCGCGCCATCTTGTTAAGGGAACGGGACCACAGACTGGCACAATCCGGCATGATCACGGCTTACGAGTGGATGGGCGAAATCCAGGCGGCCAAGAAGCTGGCAAAGCCGTTTATCGAGGACGCGGACACCTTTGTCCGATCGCTTGGCTGTTATCACCTGGGACGAATTTCGATGGCAGAAGAAAATTGGCGGTTGGCAGAACAGTATTTCCGCAGAGTGCTGCCACATAGCGATCACTTCCGGGAAATACCGTTTTATCTGCAAATGTGTGCGAACAAGCTGGGAGAACCGCTCTCGGAAAGTGAACTCTTCCACACGTGA